A single window of Buteo buteo chromosome 15, bButBut1.hap1.1, whole genome shotgun sequence DNA harbors:
- the WASF1 gene encoding actin-binding protein WASF1 translates to MPLVKRNIDPRHLCHTALPRGIKNELECVTNISLANIIRQLSSLSKYAEDIFGELFNEAHSFSFRVNSLQERVDRLSVSVTQLDPKEEELSLQDITMRKAFRSSTIQDQQLFDRKTLPIPLQETYDICEQPPPLNILTPYRDDGKEGLKFYTNPSYFFDLWKEKMLQDTEDKRKEKRKQKQKNLDRPHEPEKVPRAPHDRRREWQKLAQGPELAEDDANLLHKHIEVANGPASHFESRSQAYVDHMDGSYSLSALPYSQMSELLNRAEERVLVRPHEPPPPPPMHGAGDVKPVPPCVSSTTGLVENRPQSPATGRTPVFVSPTPPPPPPPPLPSALSTSSLRAAMTSTPPPPVPPPPPPPTAALQAPAVPPPPAPLQIAPGVLHPAPPPIAPPLAQPSPPVTRAAQVCEAVPVHPAPPQAEVQGLPPPPPPPPLPPPGIRPSSPVTVAALSHPPPVLHPPPTTIVPGPHAPLMPPSPPSQVIPAPEPKRHPSTLPVISDARSVLLEAIRKGIQLRKVEEQREQEAKHERIENDVATILSRRIAVEYSDSEDDSEFDEVDWLE, encoded by the exons gtAAATATGCTGAAGATATATTTGGTGAACTTTTCAATGAAGCACACAGTTTCTCATTTAGAGTCAACTCCTTACAAGAACGTGTAGATCGCTTATCTGTCAGTGTTACACAACTCGATccaaaggaagaagaat TGTCGCTGCAGGACATTACAATGAGGAAAGCTTTCCGGAGTTCCACAATTCAAGATCAACAGCTGTTTGACCGCAAAACTCTGCCTATTCCTTTGCAAGAAACTTATGACATTTGTGAACAGCCTCCTCCACTTAACATTCTCACCCCTTACAG GGATGATGGAAAAGAGGGCTTGAAGTTTTATACCAATCCTTCATACTTCTTTGatctgtggaaggaaaaaatgttgcagGACACCgaggacaaaagaaaagaaaagaggaagcagaag cagaaaaatctaGATCGCCCTCATGAACCAGAAAAAGTGCCAAGGGCACCTCATGACAGACGGAGAGAGTGGCAGAAGTTAGCCCAAGGTCCGGAGCTCGCAGAAGATGACGCTAACCTCTTACATAAGCACATTGAAGTTGCTAATGGCCCAGCTTCACATTTTGAATCAAg ATCTCAAGCATATGTGGACCATATGGATGGATCATATTCGCTTTCTGCATTACCCTATAGCCAGATGTCTGAACTTCTTAACAGAGCTGAAGAGCGAGTGTTGGTCAGACCACATgagccaccaccaccacctcccatGCATGGAGCAGGAGATGTGAAACCTGTGCCTCCTTGTGTTAG TTCTACTACTGGCTTGGTAGAAAATCGTCCTCAGTCACCAGCAACAGGCAGAACACCAGTGTTTGTGagccccactcctcctcctccaccaccgCCGCCTCTTCCATCTGCTTTGTCAACTTCATCATTAAGAGCTGCAATGACTtccacccctccacccccagtcccacctcccccaccccctcccacaGCGGCTCTGCAAGCCCCGGCTGTGCCACCTCCACCAGCTCCTCTCCAGATAGCTCCTGGAGTCCTACATCCAGCTCCACCTCCAATTGCTCCTCCCCTAGCACAACCCTCTCCTCCTGTCACTAGAGCTGCCCAAGTGTGTGAAGCTGTACCAGTTCACCCAGCTCCTCCACAAGCTGAAGTACAGGGACTTCCTCCAccacccccacctcctcccttgCCTCCTCCTGGCATTCGACCCTCCTCTCCTGTCACAGTTGCAGCCCTTTCTCACCCTCCTCCTGTTCTGCACCCTCCTCCCACAACCATTGTCCCTGGCCCTCATGCCCCCCTAATGCCTCCATCTCCACCATCCCAAGTCATTCCTGCTCCTGAACCCAAACGCCATCCTTCAACTCTTCCTGTAATCAGTGATGCTAGAAGCGTTCTGCTGGAAGCAATACGGAAAG GTATTCAGCTACGCAAAGTTGAAGAGCAACGTGAACAAGAAGCTAAACATGAGCGCATTGAGAATGATGTTGCTACTATACTTTCTCGTCGCATTGCTGTGGAATACAGTGATTCAGAAGATGATTCAGAATTTGATGAAGTGGATTGGTTAGAGTAA